AATGCGGTTATCCACCCGCGCCAGTGTCGCCTCAACCCGACCAGCATCTTGATAACCAACCAGTCCCGGCTCATGAGTAAGGATAAAATCGTGAATTCCAATCACCAAATGTGCATCAATCATCGGTTAGCTAGCGCCTTAATGACTTTACTGTGTCTGGCATAAATACGTTCTGCCGACTTTTTAATCACACGCTCGCCTTCAGGGCCGTCCAACTTCATTTCGACGGGTACGAACTGACCGCTCATACTGTCTCTTTTTACAACTTTGATGCCATATTTATTGGTGGAACTACTATTTTTCGCCATCATTTTTACCTCTAATACTCTTTATCAAGAGTATATATCTATCCGCTAATCTTTTGTTTCAATACCCCGTGACTGAAGTTCTTTTCTGATGATCCGCTTAATCCATGCAGAAACAGAAGCGTCACCATCCGCTTTAAGTGCCTGCTGAATTCCGGCCTCAAGAGCAGGATCTACTCGTAACGCGATTTGCTTACTGCCTTTGCCTTGAATAGAAATGGTTGACACTTGCTATACTCCTGCTATATTTTTCTATAGTTAGTAAAGCAAGTGTATGACAACAGTCATACAAAAACAACGAAGCCCGCAGGTGCTACCAACACCAACGGGCCTCTGACCACAACATTAAAGAAGCTAATGCTATGGCTACCGCTAATAGTACCATACACGCACATTCAAAGCTCTACACCTTCCTGAACGCCCGTTCCAACCGCCTGCTGCGCGAGATCCAGCCGCTTCGTCTGATGTCCGTGCTGGCAACAACGGAGGCCGAGGCTCGCGACCTGCTGGCCGGGTTCCCGCTGGTGTTTGTCTCCTGCAAACCGCTGGAGGTGCGCCATGTTGCCTGAAGCTAATATGCTGTCTTCCGAACTGGCAGACGTGTTTTGCAAACTGGATCTTGATGATGCCCTGCAACTTGCCAACAGTAGTGAAGATTGCTATTTCGGGCTATGTCACGGCTTTCATTTTCTGGGTAAGACCTTCGTCTCCCTCACCGACAGCGACCAACTCGAATTCTCAGCAGAAACCCTTTGTCAGTTAGGTCATTTTCTAACGGCCAGCGCGATCTTACTTCCAGCGCTGCTTCGACTACAGAAAGCCGCTGAATTTAAAATTTTTAATACCAAAACCGACGAGGCGTAATCCCACACCAATCCCTTCCGCTTGTACTGCCCATGCTTACAAGCGGAAGCTTTCCCCGACCTTCCTTCCCTGTGCCACCATCCCCGCATCACCTGACGCCGCGCGGGAAACACCATGATTGTCTATAGCCTGCAAAACGAAACGCTCGACCAGCTCTGCTGGCGTATCTTCGGGCGCACTGCCGGGATTGTCGAACGGCTTTACCAGAACAACCCGCACCTGTGCGAACTGCCGCTGCACCTGCCGCACGGTACGGCGGTGAACGTACCGGAGCAGGCTCCCGCCGCCGCGCGTCTACGAATCAACCTGTGGGACTGACTATGAACGAACCCGTAACCGGCACTGTCGCCGCCGCCTCGGTAGGCGCGTTCTCCATCGCCACTCTGTTCCCGACGCTACAGGCACCGGTAGTGCTCGGCGCTTTGTGCGGCGCGCTGCTGCTGGTGATTTCGCAAAAAGAAATCGGCTTAGTTCTGCGCCTCACGTTTTTCTGCGTGGCGTTCATTATTGGCCTGCTGACCGCCGACCTGTCCACCGCACTGGTCGCCGGATATCTGCCGCAACATCTGACGGAAAAAGTTTCACCCGGCTTTGGCGCGCTGCTCTCCTCGGCGCTCACCGTTAAGGCGTTGTTATGGGCTATCCGACAACTGGATAACCCCGGCCAACTGCTCGACTTTCTAAGGGGGCGAAGATGAAACCTGTCCTGATTTTCAACGCCATTATCTGCCTGCTGATTGCCGTTCGCCTGTTCTGCTACCGCCGCACCCACGATACCCGCTACCGCCCACTGTATAACTGGCTGGCGTGGCTGCTGATGTGCTGCACCGCGTCGGTAACCGTGCTGATCTGCTTCAGCCTGTACCGCTATGTCTTTATCGCCGAAGCCGCGATCAATGCTGTGCTGCTGCTCTGCCTGCTCGCCGCACGCGGCAACGTCGCCAGCCTGATTAAACCACTGCGCCACCATCAGAAGGAGAACCCTCCCCATGACACGTACACTCACCCATGACCAGCAGCAGGCCGCCGCGCTGTATCTCGGTATCCCGCTGGCGGCATTACAGGCTGTGCAGGAAATCGAAGCGCGTCGCCACGGTTTTCTGCCCGATGGCCGCCCGGTGATCCTGTTTGAGCGCCATATCATGTATCGCCAGTTGACCAGCCACGGACTGGATGCCAGACGCTTACAGGAAAGGCACCCCGATTTAGTCAATAAGTCCGCTGGCGGCTATCAGGGTGGGAGCCGTGAGCACTATCGCCTGACGATGGCAAAACAGTTACACATCAACTCCGCCATTGAAAGCGCAAGCTGGGGGCTGTTCCAGATTATGGGCTTCCACTGGAAAGCGCTGGACTACCGCTCCGCCGTCGATTTTGAACTCCAGATGGGGGAAAGCGAACAGATGCAGCTTGACGCCTTCGTGCGCTTCGTCGAAGCCAACCCGAAGATCCATGAAGCGCTGAAAGCGCAGAACTGGCCGGAATTCTCCCGCCGCTATAACGGGCCGCAGTACAAGCGCAACCAGTACGATACGAAGCTGGCGGTCGCCTTCGAAAAATTCAGTAAGGCGGCAGCATGATGGGCTGGATGAAAACCGCGCCGCTGCTGTTGCTCGGCGTGATGCTGCTCTGGACGAACTGGCAGCGTATGACGCAGCAGGAACAGCTTATTGAACAACAGCAGCACATCAGACTGGCCGACACTGAGATTGCCAGCCTGACCGAATCCCTGATGACGAAGGTGCAGGAACTGGACGAACTCCAGCAACAGGCCGACGCCAACCAGCAGGCATACCTGACGCTGCAACAGCAAACCGTCGCCGCCCATGACCAGCTACGGCAGCGCAATCAGCAACTGGA
The sequence above is drawn from the Serratia symbiotica genome and encodes:
- a CDS encoding N-acetylmuramidase family protein; translated protein: MTRTLTHDQQQAAALYLGIPLAALQAVQEIEARRHGFLPDGRPVILFERHIMYRQLTSHGLDARRLQERHPDLVNKSAGGYQGGSREHYRLTMAKQLHINSAIESASWGLFQIMGFHWKALDYRSAVDFELQMGESEQMQLDAFVRFVEANPKIHEALKAQNWPEFSRRYNGPQYKRNQYDTKLAVAFEKFSKAAA
- a CDS encoding phage holin family protein, with the protein product MKPVLIFNAIICLLIAVRLFCYRRTHDTRYRPLYNWLAWLLMCCTASVTVLICFSLYRYVFIAEAAINAVLLLCLLAARGNVASLIKPLRHHQKENPPHDTYTHP
- a CDS encoding putative holin, which produces MNEPVTGTVAAASVGAFSIATLFPTLQAPVVLGALCGALLLVISQKEIGLVLRLTFFCVAFIIGLLTADLSTALVAGYLPQHLTEKVSPGFGALLSSALTVKALLWAIRQLDNPGQLLDFLRGRR
- a CDS encoding tail protein X gives rise to the protein MIVYSLQNETLDQLCWRIFGRTAGIVERLYQNNPHLCELPLHLPHGTAVNVPEQAPAAARLRINLWD
- the lysB gene encoding Rz-like lysis system protein LysB (The gene for this Rz-like phage lysis system protein may overlap extensively with the gene for the other spanin subunit, the Rz1-like protein in the outer membrane.), which gives rise to MMGWMKTAPLLLLGVMLLWTNWQRMTQQEQLIEQQQHIRLADTEIASLTESLMTKVQELDELQQQADANQQAYLTLQQQTVAAHDQLRQRNQQLEKLKRENQLLREWADTALPADIIRLHQHASITGSAAYRRLPEADALPASGASTAE
- a CDS encoding phage protein; translated protein: MSTISIQGKGSKQIALRVDPALEAGIQQALKADGDASVSAWIKRIIRKELQSRGIETKD